Genomic segment of Pacificitalea manganoxidans:
ATATCGTATCAGGGGCCGGGCACGATGCCTGCTGGATCAACAAGGTCGCGCCGACGGCGATGATCATGTGCCCCTGCGTGGATGGGCTGAGCCACAACGAGGCTGAAGACATCACCCCGGAATGGGCTGCCGCGGGAACCGATGTGCTGCTGCATGCGGTGCTGGAGGCGGCGCAGGTGGTGGAATAGGCGCCACATCCCCGGCGGCGGCGCGCGGCGGCGCTGTCGATGCCTCCGGCGGGGATATTTGGGCCATGTTGAACCACGCGGCCCGCAAAGACCACGACGCGGCGCGACCGGACGCAGATCCGGCGCGCCACCGGGGCCTTACGTCCCGCTACGAACCAACAAGGGGGTGCCATGAGCACAGTCATCAAGAACGGAACCGTCGTCACCGCCGATCTGAGCTATTCTGCGGATGTGCTGGTGGAGGATGGTGTCATCACCGCCATCGGGCCCAACCTGACCGGCGACGAGGTGCTGGATGCGACCGGCTGCTATGTGATGCCCGGCGGGATCGATCCGCATACCCATCTGGAAATGCCCTTCATGGGCACATATTCGACCGATGACTTCGAATCTGGCACCCGCGCGGCGCTGTCGGGCGGCACGACGATGGTCGTCGACTTCGCGCTGCCCAGCCCGGGGCAGGGGCTGCTCGATGCGCTGCAGATGTGGGATAATAAATCGGGCCGCGCGGCCTGCGATTATTCCTACCACATGGCGGTGACGTGGTGGGACAAGCAGGTGTTCGATGAGATGGCCGTCGTGGTGCGCGAGCGCGGCATCAACACGTTCAAGCATTTCATGGCCTATAAGGGCGCGCTCATGGTCAATGACGATGAGCTTTACGCCAGTTTCCAGCGCTGTGCGGAACTGGGCGCGACGCCCTTGGTGCATGCCGAGAATGGCGATGTCGTCGCGGAATTGTCGGCCAAGCTGCTGGCGCAGGGAAATACCGGCCCCGAGGGGCACGCCTATAGCCGTCCCACGCAGGTCGAGGGCGAGGCCACGAACCGCGCCATCATGATCGCGGATATGGCGGGCGCGCCGCTTTATGTGGTGCACACCTCCTGTGAGGAGGCGCATGAGGCCATCCGCCGGGCCAAGATGCAGGGCAAACGGGTCTGGGGGGAGCCGCTGATTCAGCACCTGACGCTGGATGAAAGCGAGTATTTCAACGCCGATTGGGATCACGCAGCCCGCCGGGTGATGAGCCCGCCTTTCCGCAACAAGCAGCATCAGGATAGCCTGTGGGCCGGTCTGCAATCGGGCACGTTGTCTTGCGTTGCCACCGATCACTGTGCCTTTACCACCGAGCAGAAACGTTACGGCGTGGGCGATTTCACCAAGATCCCCAATGGCACCGGCGGGTTGGAGGATCGGTTGCCGATGCTGTGGACCTATGGGGTCGGCACCGGGCGGCTGACGCCCAATGAATTTGTCGCCGTGACCTCGACCAACATCGCCAAGATCTTGAACTGCTACCCGAAAAAGGGGGCGATCCTTGTGGGCTCCGACGCCGATATCGTGGTCTGGGATCCGGAGAAGTCGAAAACCATCCGGGCCGAAAATCAGGTCTCCGCGATCGACTATAACGTGTTCGAGGGCAAAGAGGTCAAAGGCCTGCCGCGTTATGTTCTGACGCGCGGGCAGGTGGCCGTCACCGATGGCGCGCTGACCGAAGAGCGGGGGCACGGCAGATTCGTCCCGCGCCCGCCCAACGGTGCGGTCAACACGGCGCTTTCGACATGGAAGGCCCTGACGGCGCCGCGCCCCGTGGAGCGCAGCGGCATTCCCGCCAGCGGCGTCTGACGCCCGCCTGCGCACGCGTCGCAGCCCGGCGCGCGGCTACCTTGTGGCCCGCGTCCCCAGCCAGTTTCGGAAAGACTATTTATATGCAGACACCAGTGATCGAGGCACGCGGGCTTGATCTGACCTTTCAGACCAATGACGGCCCGGTTCAGGCGCTGAGCAACATCGACCTGTCGATCGAACGGGGCGAGTTCGTGTCCTTCATCGGGCCGTCGGGCTGTGGCAAGACCACGTTTCTGCGTTGCGTCGCGGCGCTGGAGACCCCCACCGGCGGCAGCCTTACGGTCAACGGGTTAAGCCCGGAGGAAGCCCGGCAGGCGCGCTCCTACGGCTACGTGTTTCAGGCGGCCGGGCTCTATCCATGGCGCACCATCGCTGGCAATATCCGCCTGCCGCTGGAGATCATGGGCTTCCCGCGTGCCGAAATGGCGGAGCGGGTGGCGCGGGTGCTCGATCTGGTGGAACTGACCGGTTTCGGTCAGAAATTTCCGTGGCAGTTGTCGGGTGGCATGCAGCAGCGGGCCTCTATCGCGCGGGCGCTGGCCTTTGACGCCGATATCCTGCTGATGGATGAGCCGTTCGGCGCGCTGGATGAGATCGTGCGCGATCACCTGAATGAACAGCTGCTCGCGCTTTGGGCGCGGACCGGCAAGACCATTGGCTTTGTCACCCACTCGATCCCCGAGGCCGTCTATCTGTCCACCAAGATCGTGGTGATGAGCCCACGTCCGGGGCGGATCGCGGATGTCATCGACAGCCCGCTACCGCGCGAACGCCCGCTCGACATTCGGGACACGCCCGAATTCATCGCCGTGGCCCACCGCGTCCGTGAAGGGCTGCGTGCCGGGTTGCAGGGGGCGGATGCGGCATGATGCGCAGGTCCATTCCCGTTCTGACCATCGTCGCGCTGATCCTCGGGCTTTGGTATCTGGGCGCGTGGGGTATGAACCGGCAATGGGCGCTGGATCAGGCCGCACGGGCGGAGGTGACCCTGTCCGAGGCCGAGATTTTCGTCGATACGATGAGCCAGGACCGGCCCAAGCTGCCCGCCCCGCACCAAGTGGCGGTGGAGCTGTGGGATACGGTGGCGATGAAATCCCCGACCTCGCGCCGCAGCTTGCTGTTTCACGGGTGGATCACCCTGTCGGCGACGCTTGCGGGCTTTGCCATCGGCGCGGTGGCGGGGATGCTGCTGGCCGTCGGCATCGTCCATAATCGCGCGATGGATATGAGCGTCATGCCATGGGCGATTGCCAGCCAGACGATCCCCATCCTTGCCATCGCGCCCATGATTATCGTGGTGCTGAATTCGGTCGGGGTCTCAGGGCTTCTGCCGAAGGCTTTGATCTCGGCCTATCTGAGTTTCTTCCCGGTTGTCGTGGGCATGGTAAAGGGGCTGCGCGCGCCGGATGCCATGCAGCTTGACCTGCTCAGAACCTATAATGCCAGCGCGTCGCAAGGTTTCTGGAAGCTGCGTCTGCCGGCATCGCTGCCCTATCTTTTCGCATCGCTGAAGATCGCCATTGCGGCAAGCCTTGTCGGTGCCATCGTGGGTGAGCTGCCCACCGGTGCGGTCCGGGGCTTGGGCGCGCGTCTGCTGGCGGGCAGCTATTACGGCCAGACGGTGCAGATCTGGTCGGCACTGATCGGCGCGGCGGTTCTTGCCGGGCTGATGGTGGGCGCGATCGGGCTGATGGAACGGCAGGTGCTCAAGCGGATGGGGATGGCACGATGATCTGGGTGATCGGCGCAGTCGCGGTCTGGCTTGGCGCGTGGGCGCTCAACGTGTGGCTGGCGCGCGGGCCTGCAACCCGGGCGCGGGCGCTGCTGGTGCCTGCGCTGTTCGGGCTGTCGCTGCTGGTGCTGTGGGAAGGCATCGTGCGCGGCCTTGGCGTGCCGTCGGTGATCCTGCCCGCGCCGAGCGCGATCTTTGAGCGGATCATCGTCAGCCTGCCGATCCTGTGGGGGGATTTCGTGCAGACCTTCCTGAAAGGCGCGCTGTCGGGATATGTGCTGGGCGTTGCCGCGGGCATTGCTGTGGCGCTGATCGCCGATGCGTCGGATTTCCTGCGGCGCGGGGTCATGCCGGTGGGCAATTTCATGGCCGCCCTGCCGATCATCGGGATCGCGCCGATCATGGTGATGTGGTTCGGCTTTGACTGGGAAAGCAAGGCCGCGGTCGTGGTGGTGATGGTGTTTTTCCCGATCCTTGTGAACACGGTCGGCGGGCTGGCGGCGACCGACCGGATGCAGCGCGACCTGATGCGCACCTATGCCGCGGGCTATTTGCCGACCTTGCTGAAACTGCGCCTGCCCGCCGCGATGCCATTTATTTTTAACGGCTTGAAGATCGCCACCACGCTTGCGCTGATCGGGGCTATCGTGGCCGAGTTTTTCGGCTCGCCGGTGCGGGGCATGGGGTTCCGCATCTCGACCGAGGTGGGGCGGCTCGCGCTCGATATGGTCTGGGCCGAGATCGTCGTGGCGGCGTTGGCCGGGTCGGCCTTTTACGGCGCGATCGCGCTGATCGAGACACGGGTGACCTTCTGGCATCCGTCACAAAGACGCGGCTGAGCGGTTTGCGGGCTCGGGCGTGAATTTCAACCAGATATAAACCCGCAAGGAGGTAATGACATGACGATCAAGACTTGGGCCGCGACGGTTCCCGCGGCCATGGCTGGCGCCGCGATGGGGTTGGCCGCGCAGGGGGCGATGGCGCAGGATGCGCTGACGCTGCAACTGAAATGGGTCACGCAGTCCCAGTTCGCGGGCTACTACGTCGCCTTGGAAGAAGGATTTTACGAGGAAGAGAACCTCGACGTCACGATCAAGCCGGGCGGTCCCGACATCGCACCCGTTCAGGTGCTGATGGGTGGCGGGGCCGATGTGATGGTGGACTGGATGCCTTCTGCGCTGGCGGCGCGCGAAAATGGCGCTCCGGTGGTCAACATCGCCCAGCCCTTCAAAAGCTCCGGCATGATGCTGACCTGCCTGAAGGAAACCGGGATCGAAACGCCCGAGGATTTCCCGGGCAAGAAGCTTGGCGTCTGGTTCTTTGGCAACGAATATCCGTTCCTTAGCTGGATGAGCCAGCTTGAGATCCCGACGGAGGGCGGCGAAGACGGTGTCGAGGTGCTCAAGCAGGCGTTCAACGTCGATCCGCTCCTGCAAAAGCAGGCCGATTGCATCTCGACCATGACCTATAACGAATATTGGCAGGTTCTGGACGCGGGCATCGCCGAAGAGGATCTGGTGACGTTCAAATACGAAGATCAGGGCGTCGCCACCCTCGAAGACGGGCTTTATGTGCTGGAGGAAGACCTCGAAGATCCGGCGACGGTGGAGAAGCTCGCCCGCTTCGTGCGCGCCTCCATGAAGGGCTGGAAATGGGCGGAGGAGAACCCCGATGCCGCCGCCGAGATCGTGCTTGAATACGACGAAACCGGCGCTCAGACCGAAGAGCATCAGCAGTGGATGATGGGTGAGGTCGCCAAGCTGACCGCAGGAAGCGACGGCACGCTCGACGAGGCCGACTACCAGCGCACCGTGGACAGCCTAATGTCCGGCGGCTCCGACCCCGTCATCACCAAAACGCCCGAAGGCGCATTTAGCCATGTGGTGACCGATCAGGCCTTTGGCGGCTGATTGAACAGGGTGCGCGCGGAATGGCCCGCGCGCACCTGTCGCATTGCGGGACAGCGCCCTGACCGCGTTCCGTAAGGGACATGCGCCCCGCAAACGCTGCGCGGCAGGGGCGTGTTCCTTTGAACATGAGGCGCCGAACGTCTGCTGCGATCGGGTAGGTGCAGGCACCTTTCAAATCACTGGGTTCGCGCTGAGCGTCATCACCGGGAGGAGGCGCGGTCTGCTCCCGCTGTTTCCGCCAAATACCGTGCGAAGCCGGGTGGCGTATGGCCTGCCTCCCTAGTGACCCGCGCCGCCAGCGAACTGCCATGTTGACGTGTCTGCCACGCATCGCCACGGGGCAGCACCGCCAATGCCCGCTGTGGCATTCATTCAGGGCAACTCAACGGCTTGCCACGCCCCCATCCTCGCCCTGAACCAGCTGCGTTGACGTTTCGCATATTGGCGGGAGGCGATGACGGCGCGGGTGCGGGCTTCGTCCAGGGTAAGCTCCCCCTTCAGGTGACCGATCAACTCCGACGCGCCAATCGCGCGGGCGGATTGCGCCGTGGGGGACCATGTGGCGAAGTTGGCGCGGGCCTCCTCCAGCGCGCCATGCTCCAGCATCATGTCAAACCGCCGGGCGATCCGGGCATTGAGCCACTCGCGATCAACCCGCATGACAAGGGGCTGGGCATTGGCCAGCGGCAGGAGGGGCGGCGGCGTGTCGTCCTGCCATGCGGCGATGCCACGCCCGGTGGCGCGCAGCACTTCCCATGCGCGCTGCACCCGTGCGCGGTTTTGCAGGTCCAGCCGTGCCGCGCTTGCGGGATCAAGCGCGTCGCGCATCAATTCCAGCGGCAGCAGATCGGCCTCGGCGCGGATCTCGGGCGGGGTGGCGGGAATTTCGGCCAACCCTTCGGTCAGCGCGGAGAAGTAGAGCCCGGTGCCCCCGACAATGATCGGGCGCGCGCTTGCCGCGAGAATCGGCGCAACCTCGCGCAGCCAATGCCCGACGGAGTAATCGGCATCCCCCGCGATGTGACCATAAAGCCTGTGCGGCGCGCGGGCTTCCTCCTCGGCGGAGGGGCGCGCGGTCAAAATGCGCCAGTTGTCAAAGACCTGCAGCGCATCGGCATTCACGATGACGCCGCCAGAGCGGGCGGCGATCTCCAATGCCAGCGCGGATTTTCCACTGGCGGTCGGCCCGGCGATCAGCACCGGACGCTCCGCATCGAGGGTCTGCCACAAGGTCACCTGCCGCTCCTGTCCATCCGCGCCGTATCGCCGGTTGAACCCGGCCCCGATTTCCGACATTTTCCGCCGCAGCAATTTCTGGCCGGATCGGGAGACCCACATAATGCAGGACGCCACCCCCTCGCAACCGGACCCGGCATCGTCCCCGGCCCCCCAACCCGCCTATGGGCGGGTGCTGCTGAAGATCTCGGGCGAGGCGCTGATGGGCCCGCAGGGCTACGGCCTGCATCCGCCCACCGTGCAGCGTATCGCCAATGAGGTGAAGAGCGTTCACGCGCTTGGCGTCGAGATCTGCATGGTGATCGGCGGCGGCAACATCTTCCGCGGGCTGCAAGGCTCGGCTCAGGGGATGGAGCGGACGACCGCAGATTACATGGGCATGCTCGCCACTGTGATGAACGCGCTGGCCATGCAATCCGCGCTGGAGGAGCTGAAAATCCACACGCGGGTGATTTCGGCTATTCCGATGGATCAGGTCTGCGAGCCCTACATCCGGCGCCGCGCCGTGCGCCATCTGGAAAAGAAACGAGTCTGCATCTTTGCTGCGGGCACGGGCAATCCCTATTTCACCACCGATACCGCCGCGACGCTGCGCGCCAATGAGATGTCTTGCGAGGCGATCTTCAAAGGCACCAAGGTCGATGGCGTCTATGACAAGGACCCGGTGAAGTTCGAAGATGCGAAACGCTACTCGACTGTCACCTATGACGAGGTGCTGCAGCAGCATCTGGGGGTGATGGACGCGTCCGCGATTGCGTTGGCGCGGGACAATGATTTGCCGATCATCGTGTTCTCGCTGGATGAACCGGGCGGTTTCCGCGGCATCCTTGCGGGGCAGGGCACCTATACCAAGGTTCATGGCTGACGGCGCGCAAACGGCGCACTTCCACATCAGACAGCGGGCAGGTTTCGCGAAAACCTGCCTATACAACCCTGACATATCCACGATATGTCAGGGAACAGCCGGCGGCGCGTCCGCCATCAAGACACTTCGATAAAGGAGGAGAGGCGCCTTGGCAGAGAATTTCGAGCTCGATCTTGACGATCTCAAGCGCCGTATGGACGGTGCAATGGCCGCTCTCAAAACGGAATTTCACACCCTGCGGACGGGGCGTGCAGCCGCGACGATGGTCGATCCGATCACCGTCGACGCCTATGGTCAGATCACGCCGCTCAATCAGGTCGGCACGATCAACGTGCCCGAGCCGCGAATGCTGACGATCAATGTCTGGGACAAGTCGCTCATCAACAAGGTTGAGAAGGCGATCCGCGAAAGCGGCCTTGGCATCAACCCGGTCGTCGATGGCACCGTCATCCGCCTGCCGATTCCGGAGCTGAACGAGGAACGCCGCCGCGAGATGACCAAGATCGCCGCGCAATATTCCGAAAGCGCCCGCGTCGCGGTTCGCAACGTGCGTCGCGATGGCATGGATATCCTCAAGAAAGCCAAGAATGACGGCCTGAGCGAGGACGATTTTAAGATTTGGTCCGATGAGGTTCAGACCCTGACCGATGAATATATCGCATCCATTGATTCGACGCTGGAGGCCAAGCAGGCCGAGATCATGCAGGTCTGAGCACCCGCACCCGACCTTTGGCCAAAGGGGGCCGTCATGCCCGGCATCAAACGGACCGAACCGCACCGCACCGCCGCCCCGAAGGGACGGCGGTCTTTGCGATTAGGTGGGCTGACCTCTGCCAGTCCCGCGCCGCGGGGCACCGACACACCTTGCGCGCAGGAGCGTGCAGCAGGGGGGAAAAAGCCTGGCAATCAGGGCGGCGCGCCGCTCTCCCCGCCGACCAGCGGCACGACTGCATCTGGTGACCGGTCCGGCGTGGCGGGGCGTGCGGCGGGGCCGCACCATGTGGCGATTATCATGGACGGCAATGGCCGTTGGGCGACGTCGCGCGGACGTCCGCGCTTGTTCGGGCATCAGGCCGGTGCCCGCCGGGTCAGCGATATTGTCGAGACCTGCCCCGATCTGGGCATTCGGTATCTGACGATCTTTGCCTTCTCGACAGAGAATTGGAAACGCACCCAGACCGAAGTCAGTGGTCTGATGACCCTGTTTCGCCGCTACATCACCAAAGAGGCGCAGCGCCTTTTGCAGGGGGGCGTGCGGGTGCGGTTCATCGGGGATCGCGAGCGGCTGGACCCGAAGCTGGCGCGGCTGATGGACGAGTTGGAGCAGTTGACCGCGGCAAACGAAGCGCTGCATCTGACGGTGGCGTTGAATTATGGCGGTCGGGACGAAGTGACCCGCGCGACCCGCAGGCTTGCCGCCGAAGTGGCCGCCGGGCGGCTTGCACCCGAGGATGTCGATGCCTCGACGCTGGCGCGGTTTCTGGACACCTGTAGCCTGCCGGACCCGGATCTGGTGATCCGCACCTCGGGCGAAGCGCGGATCTCGAACTTCCTGCTGTGGCAGTCCGCCTATGCGGAATACGAGTTTGTCGATACCCTGTGGCCCGATTTCGATCCGGACTGCTTCCGCGAGGTGATCGGGCGCTATGGCAATCGCGACCGCCGGTTCGGAGCGGTGCATGGCTGACATCCTGCCCGTCGCCGCGCGGGGGACTGGGCGTTTCGGCGCCAGCCCCGCCTTCGCCCGGCTGCACATTGCCGCGCTGCGCGCTATGTTGCCCGCAAGACCGATGCCAAGAACGGAGCTTCATCCATGACCACCGCGAGCCGCGCCAGAAACGGCCGCTGGGACGACCTGATGCCACGCCTGACTTCGGGGGCGGGCATGGTGATCGTCGGCATTATCGCGATCCGGCTGGGCGGCGTCTGGTTTCAGATGTTGGCGGTGTTCGTCACCGCCGTGATGGTATGGGAACTGGCGCGCATGATCCGGCAGGACGGCAATACCGCGATGCTGCTGGCGGCGGCCACGGCGTCGGTGCTGTCGGGCCTCCTACAACAGGACAGCGCGCCCTATCTGCTGCTGATGCTGGGGCCCGCGCTGTTCGGCACCTTTGCCATGCCGCGCGAGAGACTGACGTTTTTCCTGTTCGCGCTGGGGATTTCGGCGGCGGGCTGGGGGCTTGTCACCTTCCGCGATACCTATGGCGGGACGTGGCTATTCTGGCTGGTGCTCTGCGTCGTGGCCACCGACATTCTGGGTTATTTCGCCGGGCGCGCGTTTGGCGGGCCAAAGTTCTGGCCGCGCATCAGCCCTAAAAAAACGTGGTCTGGCGCGGTTGCGGGCTGGATCGGCGCAGCGGCTGTGGGGGCGATCTTTCTCAGCTTCACCGATGCCGGTTGGGATCTGATCTGGATCTCCGCGCTGCTGTCTTTTGCCTCGCAGATGGGGGACATCGCGGAAAGCGCGCTCAAGCGGCGCATGGGGGTCAAGGACAGTTCTGGCCTGATCCCCGGCCATGGCGGGCTGTTTGACCGGTTCGACGGGCTGTTGGGCGCGGCGCTCTTCATGCTGGCCGTGGCCTTTGTGGTCGAGGTGCCGCAGGTGCATCTGTGAGCCGCAGGCGGATCAGCATTTTCGGCGCGACCGGTTCTATCGGGGTGAACACCGTCGATCTTATCGCCCGCGCGCCGGAGCGATTCGAGGTCGTGGCCCTGACCGGCGGGCATAATGTGGCACTGCTGGCCGAACAGGCCCGGCAACTGGGCGCGCAGTTCGTAGCCACCGCACATGCCGAACAGGGCGCCGCGCTAGCCGAGGCGCTGGCGGGCAGCGGCATCGCCTGCGGGGCCGGTCCTGCTGCGATGGACGAAGCCGCCGCGCGGGACGCAGATTGGGTCATGTCCGCGATTGTCGGCGCAGCCGGGCTGAAACCGGGGCTGCAAGCGTTGGAGCGCGGCGCGACGCTGGCGCTCGCCAACAAGGAATCGCTGGTCTGTGCCGGCGCGTTGATGCTGCAAACCGCGGCCCGCGCCAATGCGACGCTGCTGCCGGTGGATAGCGAACATTCCGCAGTGTTTCAGGCGCTGACGGGGGAGCCGCGCGGCGCGGTGGAACGGATCGTCATCACTGCTTCGGGTGGGGCGTTCCGCGACTGGAGCCACGCCCAGATGCGCGAGGCCACCCCGGAACAGGCCGCCGCGCATCCGAACTGGTCGATGGGCCAGCGCATTACCATCGACAGCGCCTCGATGTTCAATAAGTCGATGGAAGTCATTGAGACACATGAGTTCTTTGGTATAGATCCCGACCGGATCGAGGTGCTGGTGCATCCCGAAAGCCTTGTTCACGCGCTGGTGGGGTTTTCCGACGGCGCGTTGATGGCGCATCTCGGCCCGCCGGATATGCGCCATGCGATCGGCTACGCACTGAATTGGCCCGAACGCCACCCGCTGCCGGTGGAGCGGTTGGACCTCGCGCGTATTGGCTCGTTGAATTTTGCGGCGCCCGATGAGACCCGTTTTCCGGCCCTGCGCCTCGCGCGGGAGGTGATGGCCGCAGGTGGGCTCTCGGGCGCGGTGTTCAACGCGGCCAAGGAACGCGCGCTGGATGGATTTCTGGCGCGGCAGTTGCGGTTCACGGACATGAGCGTCGTGGTCGAAGAAGTGCTCGCGCAGATGTGGTCACGCGGTGGGCTTGGAAATGCCGCGATGAGCCTTGATAACGTGCTCGCGGCGGATGCCGAGGCCCGCCGCCGCGCGGGTGAGGTCATCGCAGGGCGGCAGGTCGCCTGACCCCGATGCACGCCTGATAGGGCGCGCACCATATGAATGACGGGCCTAGCCCGCGACGAGACAGGACGGACGGACAGGCATGGACATTCTCAGCGACATCCCGAGCTTTGGCGGAGTGATCGGGACGATACTCGCCTTTGTCGTCGCGCTGTCGATCATCGTGGCGATCCACGAATACGGCCATTACATCATCGGTCGCCTGTCGGGCATCCATGCGGAGGTCTTTTCGCTGGGCTTCGGGCCGGTTTTGCTATCGCGCCGGGACAAGCACGGCACCAAATGGCAATTGGCCGCGCTGCCCTTTGGTGGGTTCGTGAAGTTCCTCGGCGATGCGGATGCGGCCTCGGGCAAGGATGGCGAGGCGATTCATCAGATGGACCCCGCTGAGTTGCGCCGCACCATGCATGGCGCGCCGCTCTGGGCGCGTGCGGCCACTGTCGCGGCGGGGCCGATCTTTAACTTCATCCTGTCGATCATCGTGTTTGCCGCCGTCATCGGTGTGCGCGGCATCGCGGTGGAGCCGGTCACGGTTGCGGATGCCGTGGACCTTCCCGCTGATCTGCCGGTGCTGGAGCAGGGCGACGTGATTTTGGGCGTGGGCGGGCAGGAAACCCCTGATTACGCGGCCTTCTATGCTGCGCTCGATGATCTGCCGGTCGAAGACACGGTGCCCTATTCGGTTGATCGGGACGGGCGCGCGCAGACGGTCGAGGCAGTCTATCCCTTCCCGCCGCTGATCAGCGCGTTGCAGCCCGACAGCGCCGCGATGGATGCAGGCCTGCGCGTGGGCGACGTAATCACCGCCATCGACGGCACGCCCATCACCGCCTTCCGCGAATTGCAAAGCGTGGTGGGCGAGGGCGATGGCGCACCGCTGCTGCTCAATGTCTGGCGCGACGGGGCCGAGATGGACTTTACGCTCGCGCCGCGCCGCGTCGATCTGCCCTCGTCCGAAGGCGGGTTCGAAACCCGGTGGCTGATCGGGATCACCGGCGGTCTGGCCTTTACCCCCGCAACGCGCGCGCCCAATCCGGCAGAGGCGGTGTGGATGGGGGTCAAGCAGACCGGCTTCATCATCGAAAGCTCGCTTTCGGGGCTGTATCACATGATCACCGGCGCGA
This window contains:
- the hydA gene encoding dihydropyrimidinase; amino-acid sequence: MSTVIKNGTVVTADLSYSADVLVEDGVITAIGPNLTGDEVLDATGCYVMPGGIDPHTHLEMPFMGTYSTDDFESGTRAALSGGTTMVVDFALPSPGQGLLDALQMWDNKSGRAACDYSYHMAVTWWDKQVFDEMAVVVRERGINTFKHFMAYKGALMVNDDELYASFQRCAELGATPLVHAENGDVVAELSAKLLAQGNTGPEGHAYSRPTQVEGEATNRAIMIADMAGAPLYVVHTSCEEAHEAIRRAKMQGKRVWGEPLIQHLTLDESEYFNADWDHAARRVMSPPFRNKQHQDSLWAGLQSGTLSCVATDHCAFTTEQKRYGVGDFTKIPNGTGGLEDRLPMLWTYGVGTGRLTPNEFVAVTSTNIAKILNCYPKKGAILVGSDADIVVWDPEKSKTIRAENQVSAIDYNVFEGKEVKGLPRYVLTRGQVAVTDGALTEERGHGRFVPRPPNGAVNTALSTWKALTAPRPVERSGIPASGV
- a CDS encoding ABC transporter ATP-binding protein; translated protein: MQTPVIEARGLDLTFQTNDGPVQALSNIDLSIERGEFVSFIGPSGCGKTTFLRCVAALETPTGGSLTVNGLSPEEARQARSYGYVFQAAGLYPWRTIAGNIRLPLEIMGFPRAEMAERVARVLDLVELTGFGQKFPWQLSGGMQQRASIARALAFDADILLMDEPFGALDEIVRDHLNEQLLALWARTGKTIGFVTHSIPEAVYLSTKIVVMSPRPGRIADVIDSPLPRERPLDIRDTPEFIAVAHRVREGLRAGLQGADAA
- a CDS encoding ABC transporter permease codes for the protein MRRSIPVLTIVALILGLWYLGAWGMNRQWALDQAARAEVTLSEAEIFVDTMSQDRPKLPAPHQVAVELWDTVAMKSPTSRRSLLFHGWITLSATLAGFAIGAVAGMLLAVGIVHNRAMDMSVMPWAIASQTIPILAIAPMIIVVLNSVGVSGLLPKALISAYLSFFPVVVGMVKGLRAPDAMQLDLLRTYNASASQGFWKLRLPASLPYLFASLKIAIAASLVGAIVGELPTGAVRGLGARLLAGSYYGQTVQIWSALIGAAVLAGLMVGAIGLMERQVLKRMGMAR
- a CDS encoding ABC transporter permease yields the protein MIWVIGAVAVWLGAWALNVWLARGPATRARALLVPALFGLSLLVLWEGIVRGLGVPSVILPAPSAIFERIIVSLPILWGDFVQTFLKGALSGYVLGVAAGIAVALIADASDFLRRGVMPVGNFMAALPIIGIAPIMVMWFGFDWESKAAVVVVMVFFPILVNTVGGLAATDRMQRDLMRTYAAGYLPTLLKLRLPAAMPFIFNGLKIATTLALIGAIVAEFFGSPVRGMGFRISTEVGRLALDMVWAEIVVAALAGSAFYGAIALIETRVTFWHPSQRRG
- a CDS encoding ABC transporter substrate-binding protein, with the translated sequence MTIKTWAATVPAAMAGAAMGLAAQGAMAQDALTLQLKWVTQSQFAGYYVALEEGFYEEENLDVTIKPGGPDIAPVQVLMGGGADVMVDWMPSALAARENGAPVVNIAQPFKSSGMMLTCLKETGIETPEDFPGKKLGVWFFGNEYPFLSWMSQLEIPTEGGEDGVEVLKQAFNVDPLLQKQADCISTMTYNEYWQVLDAGIAEEDLVTFKYEDQGVATLEDGLYVLEEDLEDPATVEKLARFVRASMKGWKWAEENPDAAAEIVLEYDETGAQTEEHQQWMMGEVAKLTAGSDGTLDEADYQRTVDSLMSGGSDPVITKTPEGAFSHVVTDQAFGG
- the miaA gene encoding tRNA (adenosine(37)-N6)-dimethylallyltransferase MiaA, encoding MTLWQTLDAERPVLIAGPTASGKSALALEIAARSGGVIVNADALQVFDNWRILTARPSAEEEARAPHRLYGHIAGDADYSVGHWLREVAPILAASARPIIVGGTGLYFSALTEGLAEIPATPPEIRAEADLLPLELMRDALDPASAARLDLQNRARVQRAWEVLRATGRGIAAWQDDTPPPLLPLANAQPLVMRVDREWLNARIARRFDMMLEHGALEEARANFATWSPTAQSARAIGASELIGHLKGELTLDEARTRAVIASRQYAKRQRSWFRARMGAWQAVELP
- the pyrH gene encoding UMP kinase, coding for MQDATPSQPDPASSPAPQPAYGRVLLKISGEALMGPQGYGLHPPTVQRIANEVKSVHALGVEICMVIGGGNIFRGLQGSAQGMERTTADYMGMLATVMNALAMQSALEELKIHTRVISAIPMDQVCEPYIRRRAVRHLEKKRVCIFAAGTGNPYFTTDTAATLRANEMSCEAIFKGTKVDGVYDKDPVKFEDAKRYSTVTYDEVLQQHLGVMDASAIALARDNDLPIIVFSLDEPGGFRGILAGQGTYTKVHG
- the frr gene encoding ribosome recycling factor; translated protein: MAENFELDLDDLKRRMDGAMAALKTEFHTLRTGRAAATMVDPITVDAYGQITPLNQVGTINVPEPRMLTINVWDKSLINKVEKAIRESGLGINPVVDGTVIRLPIPELNEERRREMTKIAAQYSESARVAVRNVRRDGMDILKKAKNDGLSEDDFKIWSDEVQTLTDEYIASIDSTLEAKQAEIMQV
- the uppS gene encoding polyprenyl diphosphate synthase, which codes for MAIIMDGNGRWATSRGRPRLFGHQAGARRVSDIVETCPDLGIRYLTIFAFSTENWKRTQTEVSGLMTLFRRYITKEAQRLLQGGVRVRFIGDRERLDPKLARLMDELEQLTAANEALHLTVALNYGGRDEVTRATRRLAAEVAAGRLAPEDVDASTLARFLDTCSLPDPDLVIRTSGEARISNFLLWQSAYAEYEFVDTLWPDFDPDCFREVIGRYGNRDRRFGAVHG
- a CDS encoding phosphatidate cytidylyltransferase; protein product: MTTASRARNGRWDDLMPRLTSGAGMVIVGIIAIRLGGVWFQMLAVFVTAVMVWELARMIRQDGNTAMLLAAATASVLSGLLQQDSAPYLLLMLGPALFGTFAMPRERLTFFLFALGISAAGWGLVTFRDTYGGTWLFWLVLCVVATDILGYFAGRAFGGPKFWPRISPKKTWSGAVAGWIGAAAVGAIFLSFTDAGWDLIWISALLSFASQMGDIAESALKRRMGVKDSSGLIPGHGGLFDRFDGLLGAALFMLAVAFVVEVPQVHL